The following coding sequences lie in one Klebsiella huaxiensis genomic window:
- a CDS encoding RbsD/FucU family protein, producing MIKSDIIHPDLLQALAQCGHKANILITDANYSFLTNTSAQARIIWLNFTPGMIGSVVILEKILGYINVEKATLMASPADFDNTAEREYRSMLSEAIEFEYVERNAFYSLAKSSDTILVIASGETRRFANILLTVAPTLV from the coding sequence ATGATCAAGTCAGATATTATTCATCCTGATTTATTACAGGCACTGGCACAGTGCGGACACAAGGCGAATATTTTAATCACCGATGCCAATTATTCTTTTTTAACCAATACGTCTGCACAGGCACGGATTATCTGGCTTAATTTCACTCCAGGGATGATCGGTAGTGTCGTCATTCTGGAGAAAATTCTCGGCTATATTAATGTGGAAAAAGCCACCTTAATGGCAAGCCCGGCGGATTTTGATAATACGGCCGAGCGTGAATACCGCAGCATGCTTTCTGAGGCGATCGAGTTTGAGTATGTTGAACGAAACGCGTTTTATTCGCTGGCCAAATCGTCTGACACGATCCTGGTCATCGCCTCCGGCGAAACCCGCCGCTTCGCCAATATCCTGCTGACCGTGGCCCCAACGCTGGTATGA
- a CDS encoding TRAP transporter substrate-binding protein, which yields MMKTTSFRSARRFLALACLSSALIAGSALSASAQAAINFRVYSSLPGDDSSAHYIWFNRFQENINKNEKLKGQIKLNYFANAMLGKEADATQQVRIGAINMMISGTSIWATLVPEVGVLDLGYLFKDYDQVGKALDGKAGEQLSKLMMDKANVMVLGYGYNLGARNVYTKKAIEKPEDLKNLKIRVLPVPNFIATLNHMGAVAIPMPGGEVYSSLQMGVIDGVEHDAPTIYASKYYEIIKNGTLTRHSYNPLMIAMNKKSFEQIPESLRADVLAAAKEATEYERQQASQKELEAIKNLEAKGVTFRETDRAFFAQAVQPVWKAFLDKYPDLKPMVDEISAAAPSAKP from the coding sequence ATGATGAAAACAACATCGTTTCGTTCAGCCAGACGTTTTCTGGCACTCGCTTGCCTCAGTAGCGCCCTGATTGCAGGCAGTGCGCTGAGCGCTTCAGCACAGGCAGCAATCAATTTTCGTGTTTACTCGTCTCTGCCTGGAGATGACTCCTCTGCGCACTATATTTGGTTCAACCGTTTCCAGGAAAACATTAATAAAAACGAGAAGTTAAAGGGACAGATTAAGCTTAATTATTTCGCCAACGCCATGCTGGGAAAAGAAGCCGATGCCACACAGCAGGTCCGTATCGGCGCCATTAACATGATGATTTCAGGTACTTCAATCTGGGCTACGTTGGTTCCTGAAGTGGGTGTGCTGGATCTGGGTTATCTGTTTAAAGACTATGACCAGGTCGGGAAAGCGCTGGACGGCAAAGCCGGTGAGCAGCTTTCTAAGTTAATGATGGATAAAGCAAACGTGATGGTGCTGGGCTATGGCTATAACCTCGGCGCACGCAACGTGTACACCAAAAAGGCAATTGAAAAGCCGGAGGATTTAAAGAATCTGAAAATCCGCGTGCTACCGGTACCTAATTTTATCGCCACACTGAATCACATGGGGGCGGTGGCTATTCCCATGCCGGGCGGGGAAGTCTATTCCAGCCTGCAAATGGGCGTAATCGATGGCGTCGAGCATGATGCGCCCACCATCTACGCCAGCAAATATTATGAAATCATCAAAAATGGCACGCTGACCCGCCATAGCTATAACCCGCTGATGATTGCCATGAATAAGAAGAGCTTCGAGCAGATCCCGGAGTCATTACGTGCTGACGTGCTGGCCGCAGCGAAAGAGGCCACGGAATACGAACGCCAGCAGGCCAGCCAGAAAGAACTGGAAGCGATTAAAAACCTGGAGGCGAAAGGCGTCACTTTCCGGGAAACCGATCGCGCATTCTTCGCACAGGCCGTACAGCCTGTCTGGAAAGCCTTCCTGGATAAATACCCGGATCTGAAACCTATGGTGGACGAGATCAGCGCCGCAGCGCCGAGCGCCAAACCATAA
- the xylB gene encoding xylulokinase, which yields MALYAGIDCGTQGTKVVIVDSQQGAILGEGSAPHRLISDSNGRREQEADWWIEALIVAFHQAVAQAQVDPLEIQALGVSGQQHGFVPLDEQGNVLHSVKLWCDTETAEENALLLQQLGGVEGSLAKLGLMVATGYTASKILWFKSHHPALWARLHTVLLPHDYLNFWLTGERVAEYGDASGTGLLNVRTRQWDKATVDLIDNTGRLWQALPPLKSAESCIGTLRPEAAAKLGLSPATRVSTGGGDNMMAAIGCGNIAAGTVTMSLGTSGTLFAWSGEPVNAESEMIAGFCSSTNGWLPLICTMNVTSATTAIQTLLNEDIAGFNALLAQATPGAGGVEMLPFFNGERVPQLPHARASLHNLDSDNFTRANLCMAVVESATYGLRYGIELFRRQGIDAREIRLTGGGARSAGWRQIVADVMGCPVVCLNVKEAAALGGAIQAIWATSLADRPEQDARALLAELCQRFVSLDPATHTRPDASRQEQYDALYQRYLQRLQQAYPEVQL from the coding sequence ATGGCGCTCTATGCTGGCATAGACTGCGGTACGCAGGGGACAAAAGTGGTGATTGTCGACAGCCAACAGGGCGCGATCCTCGGTGAGGGCAGCGCGCCTCACCGCCTTATCAGCGACTCTAACGGGCGTCGCGAGCAGGAAGCCGACTGGTGGATCGAGGCGCTCATCGTGGCCTTCCACCAGGCCGTAGCCCAGGCGCAGGTCGATCCTCTGGAGATTCAGGCGCTGGGCGTTTCCGGCCAGCAGCATGGCTTTGTGCCGCTGGATGAGCAAGGCAACGTGCTGCACAGCGTGAAGCTGTGGTGCGACACCGAAACTGCGGAAGAGAACGCCCTGCTGTTGCAACAACTCGGCGGCGTTGAGGGATCGCTGGCGAAGCTTGGCCTGATGGTTGCCACCGGCTACACCGCCTCAAAAATTCTCTGGTTTAAGAGCCACCATCCGGCGCTGTGGGCACGACTGCACACCGTGCTGCTGCCCCATGACTATCTGAATTTCTGGCTTACCGGTGAGCGGGTCGCCGAGTACGGCGATGCCTCCGGCACCGGCCTGCTTAACGTCCGCACCCGCCAGTGGGACAAAGCCACGGTGGATCTTATCGATAATACCGGCCGTTTGTGGCAAGCGCTGCCGCCGCTAAAAAGCGCGGAGAGCTGCATCGGAACCTTACGTCCGGAAGCCGCAGCGAAGCTCGGCCTTAGCCCGGCAACCCGCGTCTCGACCGGCGGTGGCGATAATATGATGGCGGCCATCGGCTGCGGCAACATCGCGGCGGGCACGGTCACCATGAGCCTCGGCACCTCCGGTACGCTGTTTGCGTGGTCCGGCGAACCGGTCAACGCGGAATCCGAAATGATTGCCGGGTTCTGCTCCAGCACCAACGGCTGGCTGCCGCTGATTTGCACGATGAACGTCACGTCGGCCACGACCGCCATTCAGACGTTGCTGAACGAGGATATCGCCGGTTTCAACGCCCTGCTGGCCCAGGCCACACCGGGCGCGGGCGGCGTCGAGATGCTGCCGTTCTTCAACGGCGAACGGGTTCCGCAGCTACCGCACGCTCGCGCCAGTCTGCATAACCTCGATAGCGATAACTTTACCCGCGCCAACCTTTGCATGGCAGTCGTGGAGAGCGCCACCTATGGCCTGCGCTACGGTATCGAACTGTTCCGCCGTCAGGGCATCGACGCCCGCGAGATTCGTCTTACCGGCGGCGGCGCGCGCAGCGCTGGTTGGCGGCAGATTGTTGCCGACGTGATGGGCTGTCCGGTGGTATGCCTGAACGTCAAAGAAGCGGCGGCCCTGGGCGGCGCAATTCAGGCTATCTGGGCCACCAGCCTGGCGGATCGCCCCGAACAGGACGCCCGCGCCCTGCTGGCTGAACTGTGTCAGCGCTTTGTTTCATTAGACCCGGCAACCCACACCCGACCGGACGCCAGTCGTCAGGAACAGTACGACGCACTTTATCAACGGTATCTGCAACGCCTGCAGCAGGCTTATCCGGAGGTACAACTGTGA
- a CDS encoding substrate-binding domain-containing protein — MNKTKIALFASAMMMGSLAAAQAAPVKIAVLMYGNKAEFVQLMERYGKEHPAVKSGEAVLTFYDGRYDASVQNDQAATALQTRTDAIIVNPMDFEANIDIVTNAKEAKVPVVVTNARLNTEEMTSEVVSNDELGGYLEAKAVLDKLDCKNHKVNVVIIEGPKGGSGEIQRGKGNDKAIAECGAGQVTVLERKTANWSRAEAQPLMENWLQKHRGKINGVIGQNDEMALGAIEAIKGAGLNVKDFAIAGVDGVSDAIHAVQAGEMVSILQDAKGQMQGSIDVALRAVKGESYQPQSEIWKQYAKDLKWDGGTQKHYYIPWTVVTADNAQQLLDARK; from the coding sequence ATGAATAAGACCAAAATAGCGTTGTTTGCTTCAGCCATGATGATGGGAAGTCTGGCGGCCGCTCAGGCGGCGCCGGTTAAAATTGCGGTGCTGATGTACGGCAACAAAGCAGAATTCGTGCAGTTGATGGAACGCTATGGCAAGGAACATCCGGCGGTGAAAAGCGGCGAAGCGGTGCTGACGTTCTATGACGGGCGCTACGATGCGTCAGTACAAAACGACCAGGCGGCCACGGCGCTCCAGACCCGCACCGATGCGATTATCGTTAACCCAATGGATTTCGAGGCTAACATCGATATCGTCACCAACGCCAAAGAGGCCAAAGTTCCGGTAGTGGTGACTAACGCCCGTCTTAACACCGAAGAGATGACCTCGGAAGTGGTCTCTAACGATGAACTGGGCGGCTATCTGGAAGCTAAAGCGGTGCTGGATAAACTCGATTGTAAGAACCATAAAGTAAACGTCGTGATCATCGAAGGTCCGAAAGGCGGCAGCGGCGAGATCCAGCGTGGTAAAGGCAACGACAAGGCTATCGCGGAGTGTGGCGCAGGCCAGGTGACGGTGCTGGAGCGGAAGACCGCGAACTGGTCGCGCGCTGAAGCCCAGCCGCTGATGGAAAACTGGCTGCAAAAACACCGCGGTAAAATCAACGGCGTAATTGGCCAGAACGATGAGATGGCGCTAGGGGCAATTGAAGCCATTAAGGGCGCGGGGCTGAACGTCAAAGACTTTGCTATCGCCGGCGTTGACGGCGTCTCCGATGCTATCCACGCGGTGCAGGCCGGAGAGATGGTCTCTATCCTTCAGGATGCGAAAGGCCAGATGCAGGGCTCTATCGACGTGGCCCTGCGGGCGGTGAAAGGCGAGAGCTACCAGCCGCAGTCGGAAATCTGGAAGCAGTACGCTAAAGACCTGAAATGGGATGGCGGTACGCAGAAGCACTACTATATTCCGTGGACCGTGGTGACCGCTGACAACGCGCAGCAGCTGCTGGACGCGCGTAAGTAA
- a CDS encoding SDR family NAD(P)-dependent oxidoreductase translates to MGLLTGKKAFITGAEQGIGKESAKKLIEAGCDIYIHYFSGEEGPRELMALAEQQGCRAACGFADLTDEEDAARCVAQAAEFLGGIDILVNNVGGIIARKWLGEIEPHFWRTVIDVNMTTMLNVTQQALPWLKAAPDGASIVNLASLAGRSGGHAGSLVYSTTKGAVLTWTRSLAAELGEHGIRVNAVAPGLILGTRFHNQHTTQASADQTIQAIPLGRAGTPEDVARVICFLASEYDGFVSGATIDINGGIYRA, encoded by the coding sequence ATGGGATTATTAACGGGTAAAAAAGCGTTTATTACAGGTGCAGAACAAGGCATTGGTAAAGAGAGCGCGAAAAAACTGATTGAGGCGGGATGCGATATTTATATTCATTATTTCAGTGGCGAAGAAGGCCCACGAGAATTAATGGCGCTCGCCGAACAACAAGGCTGTCGGGCGGCCTGTGGTTTCGCCGATTTAACCGATGAAGAAGACGCAGCCCGCTGTGTGGCGCAGGCAGCGGAATTCCTCGGCGGTATCGATATTCTGGTCAATAACGTCGGCGGCATTATTGCCCGCAAATGGCTGGGTGAGATTGAGCCACATTTCTGGCGCACGGTCATCGACGTCAATATGACGACGATGCTGAATGTCACTCAGCAGGCATTACCGTGGCTGAAGGCCGCGCCAGACGGCGCCAGTATTGTCAACCTGGCCTCTCTGGCCGGACGCTCTGGCGGCCATGCGGGCTCTCTGGTCTACTCCACCACCAAAGGCGCGGTGCTGACCTGGACTCGCTCGCTTGCCGCAGAGCTCGGTGAACACGGCATTCGCGTCAATGCCGTTGCGCCTGGCTTGATTCTCGGTACGCGTTTTCATAATCAGCACACCACGCAGGCCTCTGCCGACCAGACAATCCAGGCCATTCCTCTGGGAAGAGCAGGCACACCGGAGGATGTGGCAAGGGTTATCTGTTTCCTCGCCTCTGAATATGATGGTTTCGTTTCCGGTGCCACTATCGACATTAACGGCGGTATTTACCGGGCATAA
- a CDS encoding ABC transporter permease, with amino-acid sequence MHKYGIIIAFFVLCLIVALIGEYQVSQGAWSSNYFLSNENMLIVLRQVSINGILAIGMTFVIITAGVDLSVGSVLALSGIVAARFATNNSGLAIGDTATAVIMPLIVALGIGIVCGLINGTVLARYRLQPFIVTMGMLSAARGLTMLTTNGNPVSQLNNDFRWLGNGYVGGIPVPVIIFILLFALAWLLLNKTIIGRYVYAVGGNPKSARTSGINVVRIKVLVYTLCGALAGIAGLILTARTGSAQTNAGAGYELDAIAAVVIGGTSMAGGVGTLVGTFFGVLIIGVMNNGLDLLGVQSYYQQIIKGALIVVAVLLDPSRKQQRD; translated from the coding sequence ATGCACAAATACGGCATTATCATCGCGTTTTTCGTCCTGTGCCTGATCGTGGCGCTGATTGGCGAGTACCAGGTTTCCCAGGGTGCCTGGAGCAGCAACTATTTTCTCAGCAATGAAAACATGCTGATCGTTCTGCGTCAGGTGTCGATCAACGGCATTCTGGCAATTGGCATGACCTTCGTCATTATTACCGCCGGGGTGGATCTGTCGGTCGGATCGGTGCTGGCGCTCAGCGGGATCGTCGCCGCCCGTTTCGCCACCAATAACAGCGGACTGGCCATCGGCGATACCGCTACGGCGGTGATCATGCCGCTGATCGTAGCACTCGGTATCGGCATCGTTTGCGGGCTGATTAATGGCACGGTATTAGCTCGTTATCGTTTACAGCCGTTTATCGTCACCATGGGGATGCTTTCCGCCGCCCGTGGTTTGACCATGCTGACCACCAACGGCAACCCGGTTTCCCAGCTTAATAACGATTTCCGCTGGCTGGGCAATGGTTACGTCGGCGGCATCCCGGTGCCGGTGATTATCTTTATTTTGCTGTTCGCCCTCGCCTGGCTATTGCTGAATAAAACCATTATTGGCCGCTACGTCTACGCCGTTGGTGGCAACCCGAAAAGCGCCCGTACCTCCGGGATCAACGTCGTGCGCATCAAGGTGCTGGTGTATACCCTGTGCGGCGCGCTGGCAGGTATCGCCGGGCTGATCCTCACCGCACGAACCGGTTCGGCGCAAACCAACGCCGGAGCGGGCTATGAGCTGGACGCTATCGCCGCAGTAGTGATTGGCGGCACCAGTATGGCGGGCGGCGTCGGTACGCTGGTCGGCACCTTCTTCGGCGTGCTGATTATCGGAGTGATGAACAACGGCCTCGACCTGCTCGGCGTGCAGTCGTACTACCAACAAATTATTAAAGGCGCCCTGATCGTGGTCGCCGTTCTGCTCGACCCATCGCGTAAGCAACAGCGCGATTAA
- a CDS encoding sugar ABC transporter ATP-binding protein: MTRDPHTQQPAYLLEVTGVRKTFGPVVALKNAEFCLRRGSIHALCGGNGAGKSTFLSILMGFIQPDGGDIFINGQRREFHHPREALEAGVAIVQQELSAIPDLTVAENIWLGREPKRFGFVDFTTLNQRTTALLKELEFNISATEKMRNLSVAEQQLVEIAKALSHANADIIIMDEPTSAIGEEDAQKIFQTIKRLADKGKGIIYVSHRLSEIFQIADSYTIFRDGTYIHEGYIADITREQLIEHIIGGEYDSEFAKFNQPGDEVMMEVKNLRWRNKIKDISLQLKRGEILGIYGLVGSGRSEFLDLVFGIQHADSGTIQMGEKTLGRHSPKEAIGCGIAYVTEDRKDTGLVLCRSVSENINISSFGAISRGGFINEKQEQARTSEMIKRFNVKTHDGEQPVGNLSGGNQQKVVLGRWALLDPEVLLLDEPTRGIDVGAKKEIYRFMSEFALKNKGIIMVSSELSEIIGMSDRILVFRDGQLAGELTAANATQTELMKLAV; encoded by the coding sequence GTGACGCGCGATCCGCATACTCAACAGCCCGCTTATCTGCTGGAAGTGACCGGCGTTCGGAAAACCTTCGGCCCGGTAGTAGCGTTAAAAAACGCTGAATTCTGTCTGCGTCGCGGCTCCATTCACGCACTGTGCGGCGGTAACGGCGCGGGCAAATCAACGTTTCTCAGCATTCTGATGGGCTTTATTCAGCCCGATGGCGGCGACATCTTTATTAACGGCCAGCGGCGCGAGTTTCATCATCCTCGCGAAGCGCTGGAGGCTGGGGTGGCCATCGTTCAGCAGGAGCTGAGTGCCATTCCGGACCTGACGGTGGCGGAGAACATCTGGCTGGGCCGCGAGCCGAAGCGCTTTGGCTTTGTCGATTTCACCACCCTTAACCAGCGCACAACCGCCCTGCTGAAGGAGCTGGAGTTCAACATTAGCGCGACGGAGAAGATGCGTAATCTGAGCGTCGCCGAGCAGCAGCTGGTGGAGATCGCCAAGGCGCTGTCCCATGCCAATGCCGACATCATCATCATGGATGAGCCAACCTCGGCAATTGGCGAAGAGGACGCGCAGAAGATCTTCCAGACCATCAAGCGCCTGGCGGACAAAGGAAAAGGGATCATCTACGTCTCGCATCGCCTGTCGGAAATTTTCCAGATTGCCGATAGCTACACCATTTTTCGCGACGGTACCTACATCCATGAAGGCTACATCGCGGATATCACTCGTGAACAGCTGATTGAGCACATCATTGGCGGCGAGTACGACAGCGAATTCGCCAAGTTCAACCAGCCTGGCGATGAAGTGATGATGGAGGTGAAGAACCTGCGCTGGCGCAACAAGATCAAGGATATCAGCCTGCAGCTTAAGCGCGGCGAGATCCTCGGCATCTACGGCCTGGTCGGATCCGGGCGCAGCGAGTTTCTCGATCTGGTGTTCGGCATTCAGCACGCTGACAGCGGCACGATCCAGATGGGTGAAAAGACGCTTGGCCGCCACTCGCCAAAAGAGGCGATCGGCTGCGGTATCGCTTATGTCACCGAGGATCGTAAAGATACTGGCCTGGTGCTGTGCCGCTCGGTCAGCGAGAACATCAATATTTCGTCGTTCGGCGCCATCAGCCGCGGCGGATTTATCAATGAGAAACAGGAGCAGGCGCGCACCAGCGAGATGATTAAACGCTTCAACGTCAAAACCCATGACGGCGAACAGCCGGTAGGCAACCTCAGCGGCGGGAACCAGCAGAAGGTGGTGCTGGGACGCTGGGCGCTGCTCGACCCGGAAGTGCTGCTGCTGGATGAGCCGACGCGCGGGATCGACGTCGGCGCAAAAAAAGAGATCTACCGCTTTATGTCGGAATTCGCCCTGAAAAATAAGGGGATCATCATGGTCTCGTCCGAACTGTCGGAAATTATCGGCATGAGCGATCGCATTCTAGTCTTTCGCGACGGCCAGCTAGCCGGAGAGCTAACGGCAGCCAATGCGACCCAGACCGAACTGATGAAACTCGCGGTTTAA
- a CDS encoding DUF1176 domain-containing protein, whose translation MKKGVWTGLLALAALSAPALAEKSGISFSHKDWEVVCDNTLTCRAAGYSPNEGTGGSVLLTRQAGAGTVVSGELMLAEVTDSDVYPEKLTLWINDQPAGEVKPGKESWPLSDKQVRDIINAVKGSGKIEFKGGSDPFVLSGDGAYAVLLKMDDVQGRIGTPGALTKKGDKPESSVRAAVPAPVINQVKPEKAQERALTAPELAVLKPKLLATLTEDDWCDRIQPEEGEEAETISLTPLDNAHSLISALCWRAAYNEGYGYWVVDSKLEGNPALITVSGSEYGEGEIFMSQKGRGLGDCWGMANWVWDGTTFRKSREATTGMCRYLRLGGTWDLPTWVTDVKPGK comes from the coding sequence ATGAAAAAGGGAGTTTGGACAGGATTACTGGCATTAGCGGCGCTCAGCGCCCCTGCGCTGGCGGAAAAAAGCGGAATTTCATTTAGCCATAAAGACTGGGAGGTGGTCTGTGATAACACGCTGACCTGTCGGGCTGCGGGATACAGTCCCAACGAAGGTACCGGTGGCTCAGTATTACTCACTCGTCAGGCCGGGGCGGGTACTGTGGTATCAGGAGAGCTGATGCTGGCGGAGGTTACCGATAGCGATGTTTATCCTGAAAAGCTGACGCTGTGGATCAATGACCAGCCAGCGGGCGAAGTGAAGCCCGGAAAAGAGAGCTGGCCACTGTCGGACAAACAGGTCCGGGACATTATTAATGCGGTCAAAGGCAGTGGAAAAATCGAGTTTAAAGGCGGGTCAGATCCGTTTGTGCTCTCCGGTGACGGGGCTTATGCGGTGCTGCTGAAAATGGACGATGTTCAGGGGCGAATCGGCACGCCGGGCGCGCTGACCAAAAAAGGCGATAAACCGGAGAGCAGCGTCCGGGCTGCGGTTCCCGCGCCGGTGATTAACCAGGTTAAGCCTGAGAAGGCTCAGGAAAGAGCGCTGACAGCGCCTGAACTGGCGGTACTCAAGCCCAAACTTCTGGCAACCCTGACTGAAGATGACTGGTGCGATCGCATCCAGCCAGAAGAGGGAGAGGAAGCAGAAACCATTAGTCTGACGCCGCTGGATAACGCCCACTCGCTGATTTCAGCGCTGTGTTGGCGGGCGGCATATAACGAGGGGTACGGTTATTGGGTGGTTGATAGCAAGCTTGAAGGCAATCCCGCTCTTATTACCGTTTCAGGTTCGGAGTATGGCGAGGGTGAGATTTTCATGAGCCAGAAAGGACGCGGTCTGGGGGATTGCTGGGGAATGGCAAACTGGGTCTGGGATGGCACTACGTTTCGCAAAAGCCGCGAGGCAACAACCGGAATGTGTCGGTATTTGCGCCTGGGCGGTACCTGGGATCTCCCCACCTGGGTAACCGATGTTAAACCTGGAAAGTAA
- a CDS encoding TRAP transporter large permease, which translates to MADIPMKTKDEKSLLTLLGRLSRFLTTLTSWAGALVLFINVLVVFASVIWRYALHSPIHWAEEVARALMIALVFFGVATSTGRGGHIGVDLFLRFLPESVRPYVIHASRWILFLVSVGLVVSSYDLVQAARLQTTETGLPQTIYVIPVLIGSVVMMVAALEHALQERAKVVLLSGAGIIVLAALGYLKLSLMADPASAAAGLMLICFVLGILAGVPIAFTLGMSAMVFFICDPSLPFVFFSQQVAAGVDHFVLLAIPFFLLAGAAMEINGMSTRLVELIVRGMGRFRGGLNMTTVLSMAFFSGISGSKLADVAAVGGVLMPAVRRAKQDSEEAAGVFAASAVMAETIPPCVNLIVMGFVANISIGALFIAGLIPAACLLVLLMVAANRFGGKINVSEAYPVLRPRTQLYLGAAVGLVMIFMIGRGVMMGIATSTEISAFAVIYAIVVGRLAFGELTLKATVKMFVDIAAMSGVLLFIVACATSLSYALTIQMIPQQIAELLVGIGMEQGAWLFLMLTIVILIIFGAVLEGAPALIIFAPILVPIAIQLGFNPLHFGIVMIMAMGFGLFSPPIGLGLYTTCAICGVEMKHVIKPMAKYLAVVFVGIIIVAMAPPLTTWLPGLAGY; encoded by the coding sequence ATGGCTGATATCCCGATGAAAACAAAGGATGAAAAGTCTTTGTTGACGCTGTTGGGGCGGCTGAGTCGATTTCTGACCACGTTAACGTCCTGGGCCGGAGCGCTGGTGCTGTTTATCAACGTGCTGGTGGTATTTGCTTCGGTGATCTGGCGCTACGCCCTGCACTCGCCGATCCACTGGGCGGAAGAAGTGGCGCGAGCGTTGATGATTGCGCTGGTCTTTTTTGGCGTCGCCACCTCGACCGGCAGAGGCGGGCACATTGGCGTCGATCTGTTTTTACGCTTTCTGCCTGAAAGCGTTCGCCCCTACGTAATCCACGCCAGCCGTTGGATCCTGTTTCTGGTCTCCGTCGGGCTGGTCGTTTCCAGTTATGATCTGGTACAGGCCGCGCGACTGCAAACGACCGAGACGGGCCTGCCGCAGACCATCTATGTGATTCCGGTATTAATCGGTTCTGTGGTGATGATGGTGGCTGCACTGGAACATGCGCTGCAGGAACGCGCAAAAGTGGTGTTGCTTAGCGGCGCGGGGATTATCGTGCTGGCAGCGCTGGGTTATCTGAAACTGTCGCTGATGGCCGATCCGGCCAGCGCGGCAGCGGGCCTGATGCTGATCTGCTTCGTGCTTGGCATTCTGGCCGGTGTGCCAATCGCCTTCACACTCGGCATGTCCGCAATGGTCTTTTTTATCTGTGATCCTTCCCTGCCGTTTGTCTTTTTCTCACAGCAGGTAGCGGCAGGTGTTGACCACTTTGTTCTGTTGGCGATTCCGTTCTTCTTGCTCGCCGGTGCGGCGATGGAAATCAACGGCATGTCCACGCGTCTGGTCGAACTGATTGTACGTGGCATGGGACGCTTTCGCGGCGGCCTGAACATGACCACCGTACTGTCGATGGCCTTTTTCTCTGGCATCTCCGGTTCCAAACTGGCCGATGTAGCGGCGGTCGGCGGGGTGTTAATGCCTGCAGTACGACGCGCGAAGCAGGACAGCGAAGAAGCCGCCGGGGTATTTGCCGCCTCCGCGGTGATGGCGGAAACCATTCCTCCCTGCGTGAACCTGATCGTGATGGGCTTTGTCGCCAATATCTCCATCGGTGCACTGTTTATCGCCGGCCTGATACCTGCGGCCTGCCTGCTGGTGTTGCTAATGGTCGCCGCCAACCGCTTCGGCGGAAAAATTAACGTCAGCGAAGCCTATCCGGTATTACGTCCGCGGACTCAGCTTTACCTCGGCGCCGCTGTCGGCCTGGTCATGATCTTCATGATTGGTCGTGGGGTCATGATGGGGATTGCCACCTCCACGGAAATTTCTGCCTTCGCGGTGATCTACGCCATTGTGGTGGGCCGCCTGGCGTTTGGTGAGCTGACGCTGAAAGCCACGGTGAAAATGTTCGTTGATATCGCGGCGATGTCCGGCGTCCTGCTGTTCATCGTAGCCTGTGCGACCAGCCTCTCATATGCTCTGACCATTCAGATGATCCCACAGCAGATCGCTGAACTGCTGGTTGGCATTGGCATGGAGCAAGGGGCATGGCTGTTCCTGATGTTGACCATTGTCATTCTGATCATCTTTGGTGCGGTTCTCGAAGGTGCGCCTGCATTGATCATTTTCGCCCCAATTCTGGTGCCAATAGCTATTCAGCTTGGCTTTAACCCGCTGCACTTTGGCATTGTGATGATCATGGCAATGGGCTTTGGCCTGTTTTCACCGCCAATCGGCCTGGGTCTGTACACCACCTGCGCCATTTGTGGCGTGGAAATGAAGCACGTCATCAAACCGATGGCGAAATATCTGGCGGTGGTCTTTGTCGGCATCATTATTGTCGCCATGGCGCCACCATTAACCACCTGGCTGCCCGGACTGGCCGGCTATTGA